attattatttcgtGACTGAACACATTGCGTctgttaaagcaaaaaaaaccaCAACATCCTACTTTTCTCCTCGAATTCAAAATGAGCTGATTGAGTTATTTGGCCAGAAAGTCAGGAACGGAAAGACTGCACTCCAGATGCCTCCCGTAAAGAGCAGATGACTCAGATCATCAGGCATGTCCACATCAGTGATGAAACCAGCACAATTAATGAAAGCTTTGTGGACTTCATTGAATCTCACCAGAAAACTGTAAAAATCTTGCAACAGAGATAACTCAAAAATTGGAGAAGGATGGCCTAAACATTTCCGATTGATGGGGCCAAAGCTATGACAATGGAGCCAATATGTCTGGAAAATGCAATGGCATCAAAGCTCACATCCATTCTCTTAATGAGTTGGCAAGATTTGTTCCATGCGCAGCTCACACTTTAAGTCTTGTTGGTGTTCATGCTGCTAAGGTTTCCCCACTCATGACTACTTTTTTTGGAAAGGTTCAAGtcatctttaacttttttttcaagctcCTGATCAAGATGGGACAAACGgataaaaacgttttatttttgcACTGCTAACTGTGACAAATGCTGTCACAGTTAGCACTGCAAAAGAACTTCtcattcaaatttatttcagttttttgtgtttgttgGATTTCTGGTGTCAAATTCTTTCTCTAATTGACCGGGAAAACAAATTGCTTCAGTCAAAAACCATTTCAATTGACATTgccgaaaaaaaattaaaaaattgaaggcTTCCATTCAGAATCTTTGAGATGTTGGGGTGGACAACATTATCAAAGATGCCACAGAAAAAGCTAACCAGAGCGGAATTGATGGTGGCCTTCCAATCAAGAGGAAGCGCATAGTGAAGCGGATATCACTTTATGAAGCTGAAGATATCACTTTATGAAACAGAATTCAGATCTTAGTGCAACCTTGCGTTTGACAGCATTATTACACAAGTTGAGTGGCGGTTTGAGGCTATATCTGCTGTATCCTCTGATTTTGACTTTCTCAGTGGACATTCACTTTCTGAAAGTTCAGTGGATGAACTTAAGAAAAAAGCTGCAAATTTATCTCAAATTTACAAGGCAAATTTAGATTCAATGatgaataaatttgaaaaatctagCCCGATTGACATTTTGCAGCTCATTCATAAATATTCTTTGACCGATGCTTATCCCAACACGGCAATTGCTATTAGCATCTTCCTCATCATACCAGTCACAGTTGCAACGTGTGAGAGAAGTTTCAGTAAACTTAAGCTCATAAAAAACTATATGAGGTCAACAATGGGTCAAGTACTTTTGTCTATATTGGCTATAATTTCAATTGAAAATGAAGTGGCAAACAACATCGATTTTGATGATGTCATTTGTGAATTTGCCTCAAGAAAAGCCAGAAAAGTGACATTGAACTAAAGTTTGTGCAACTTTAATGACAAACTTTACTTATAACTTGATGTGATAAATTTTGtgattaataaaacattttttttgtttgattttcttctttttctttttttttttttaaggaggggggggggggggcgcaattttcttttcttgccCGTAGCGCAAAATTGGCTCGGTACGGCCCTGTCTATAGCAAGtagaaattatattattttttgctttataacCCGTGATCTCAATAGTAAAGACTTCGCTATCAGTGTAAGATATGGAGAGGTCTTGTCTTACTTTAAATGCTTGATTATTTCGGATATATTTTGCGATTCCTCCTCcccttttgtttgtttttctttcaaaagatattagtttataatttggaattttaaaatttaagttcgTTTGAAATGATTCATTAGAACACCACGTTTCGGTTATGCAAATCATTCTAAATGAGTAATTGCAATATATAAGAAAGTGTTTtagtttgtcaaaatttttatttatacttcttatatttatgtgtattgcagtaaaattattttttaaagtttcaagttcaattttaaaagtttctgtttcaaaatatttcgaatcaaaattatttctatGAAAAATTTGCGTATCAGTGTCGTAAAAatcatttagtaaaaaattattagcagtTTCGAAGAAGTTGAAATGCAGCGTttcgttttgtttttgttttcgttAGTCATTGTGTACAGTGCGATAAATTAAAACGTGCGagcttaataaaaaatgtacagaAGTATTTCACAAATCTCAATTAAGTACTTtgtcaaaactaaaattattacaaaaatctCTGAcgaatattttataacatttgaTAATAGCAAATTCATCTTCCTTTCGAAATCTTTTAACATCTTCCCAtagcttttttcttatttccatcGTTTCGTTCGCGTAGTCTTCATTAATGAATATTCCGGttcttttgagtttttttgattgcgttaagattatatttttattttgaaagtctagtagtttaataattatagttCTTGGAGATTTATCTTCATTTAATTTCCCAAAGCGGTGAATTCTTTCAATTAATACTTCTTCAGAGATTCTCAGTTTGTTTCTAAATAGATCTTTAACCTTCTTTGCACAGTCATTCCAAGATTCCATGGACAGCTCAGTTAAGCCATCGATCTTTAGGTTATTACAGCGTGAACGATTTTCAAggtcaatatatattttttttaaatgataatttcgCTGGCCATCAGACTGTTTGTTTccgatatatttttaaagtaattttcttCCTGAAAGTTGATACTTTCCTTTACATCGTTGATgtctttttcaattattataactttCGATTTGCTTTTATTGAACTCGTTTTCAAGTTTGTCAAGCCGATCTGTTATTATTTTCAGATTTGCACTTATGATATCGCTAAATATcttttcctgtttttttaaaagtttgatagTTTCActaagaatactttttttttgttcttccaGTTTGGTGGttattagtttttcaatatttatcatTGTAACTTCCAtattgtagatttttttataaatttatttcttaggaACAAACTGATTTCATTCCAAACAAATCATCCAGATTGAGATGATTCATTTATTGAGATAAGGGTTTGgtagatattttgaaaaaagatttgaaataaaaatgtttgtgcaTGGAGCTAAAGAGGCGCATCATAAACCACACGAGGCTTGCAAGTTGCAGGTTGCCAACCGATGGTAATAACGTTTAAGTAATATAATGTAGACCATGTActtacataaatcttttttgtttgcacaGTAGactaaaactttgtaaattataaCTTTTGGCTCCTCTGACTCATTAGGTTGCTGACCCTTGGTTAATACAATTTGTTAAATGCATTTTTCGTTTTACTAAACTCTATTagaaataattaacttttactgtaaaattgaactatttataaagttaaagtgAAGAGGACTGAAGGAGGAGGATTGAAGGAGGAGGATTGAAGGAAGAGGATTGAAGGAGGAGGATTGGCACATTAAGGTGTTGCATTAAGGTGTTGcattaatttgaaatatgttCTAATTTAAATGTGTTAGGTGTATAGATTTTTGTAAAcactttaatctttatttttttgttctgagTAAGTTTTTGTAGTTATAAACTGGAAATATATTCTTaagctaaaagtttaataacttttttcttaactttttacctttattcactttttttttcagagcaagcatttgtaattttaaatggtcCTCTACATAGcttattcttttttgttttagttctaAGCTATtctattcaaaatgtttttttttttccattttaattttttggaaggagggggggggggggagggtaaTCAAatgtttaagtaattttttaggGGGGTCACGAGAAGTTTGATAACTTGTTGACAAGGAGGAGGGGAGGTAAAAAATGCCGGAAAATTATTGACGTAACTAATGGACAGTCCCAAATggctttttgttgtttttataataaaaaaactttgcaaactTTTGTAAAGTTGTTGCtacattttcattaataattgtttttatgctgtttttaatgtaactttGTTGAGCtgtttaatactttatattgtTGCTTTTTTCATACTTTATACAGCAGTTGTTCTATAGAAGAACAAGGGGCAAGATTGCaaacgttttaaaaagtttctagTTTTTGCAAAACTCTCATTTATGAAGCTTTGTCAGcatgtttgtttttatcataatgataaattttctacataagttttttagtttgggagtagacaaaaattttttagtttgggagtaaaaaatttgtaacaaaaactaaaatgccaaaaataaaaaattaatatattttttaaattctgactggagcaagcagaagacaaAACATCTTATTGCCTTGCTCCTTAGGTAGTGAAATAGTTTACTTACGcgtttaaattcataaaatgtataagtataaaattagtTCAACAGACGTGAACCCCGACAAGGAATTGAGTAGTCCGATGTTTTAAGTGTTGTA
This Hydra vulgaris chromosome 04, alternate assembly HydraT2T_AEP DNA region includes the following protein-coding sequences:
- the LOC136079362 gene encoding uncharacterized protein LOC136079362, which gives rise to MSGKCNGIKAHIHSLNELARFVPCAAHTLSLVGVHAAKCNLAFDSIITQVEWRFEAISAVSSDFDFLSGHSLSESSVDELKKKAANLSQIYKANLDSMMNKFEKSSPIDILQLIHKYSLTDAYPNTAIAISIFLIIPVTVATCERSFSKLKLIKNYMRSTMGQVLLSILAIISIENEVANNIDFDDVICEFASRKARKVTLN